The following coding sequences lie in one Myxococcus xanthus genomic window:
- a CDS encoding acyl-CoA dehydrogenase family protein: MNLELTETQTLIRDTARKFARERVAPLARTLDREERFPTDLFRQLGEMGLLGVNLPARYGGSEAGVVAYALAMMEMAAADASTSVAMAVTNMCGELINAFGTDAQREKYVTRLASGEAIAGSFALSEPHAGSDPGALRTTAVRRGDVWVLNGSKQWITSGAYAGVMVVWARTSPAGNKGLSCFIVEGGTKGLIIGKHEDKMGLRSSNTVSLTFEDCEVPAENLLGAEGQGFRLAMVALDGGRIGIAAQACGVGRAALEATVAYVKDRQAFGQPIGEFQGPRFMLADMQTQLEAAELLTLRAASMKEKGQPFSREASMAKLFASEMSNKVADKAVQLHGGYGYIDEFPVERFFRDARVQTIYEGTSEVQRMVIARESFKLQG; the protein is encoded by the coding sequence GTGAACCTCGAGCTCACCGAGACGCAGACCCTCATCCGTGACACCGCTCGCAAGTTCGCCCGCGAGCGCGTGGCCCCCCTTGCCCGGACACTGGACCGCGAAGAGCGCTTTCCCACGGACCTCTTCCGGCAGTTGGGAGAGATGGGACTGCTGGGGGTGAACCTCCCGGCGCGCTACGGCGGTTCGGAGGCCGGCGTGGTGGCCTATGCGCTGGCGATGATGGAGATGGCCGCGGCCGACGCGTCCACGTCGGTGGCCATGGCCGTCACGAACATGTGCGGCGAGCTCATCAACGCGTTCGGCACCGACGCGCAGCGCGAGAAGTACGTGACGCGGCTGGCGTCCGGCGAGGCCATCGCGGGCTCGTTCGCGCTGTCCGAGCCCCATGCGGGCTCCGACCCCGGCGCGCTGCGCACCACCGCGGTGCGGCGCGGGGACGTGTGGGTCCTCAACGGCAGCAAGCAGTGGATCACCTCAGGCGCGTACGCGGGGGTGATGGTGGTGTGGGCGCGCACGTCCCCCGCCGGCAACAAGGGCTTGTCGTGCTTCATCGTCGAAGGCGGGACGAAGGGGCTCATCATCGGCAAGCACGAGGACAAGATGGGCCTGCGCTCCTCGAACACGGTGTCGCTCACGTTCGAGGACTGCGAGGTTCCGGCGGAGAACCTGCTGGGCGCCGAAGGGCAGGGGTTCAGGCTGGCCATGGTGGCGCTGGACGGTGGGCGCATTGGCATCGCGGCGCAGGCCTGCGGCGTGGGGCGCGCGGCGCTCGAGGCGACCGTGGCCTACGTGAAGGACCGTCAGGCGTTCGGCCAGCCCATTGGCGAGTTCCAGGGCCCGCGCTTCATGCTCGCGGACATGCAGACGCAGTTGGAGGCGGCGGAGCTGCTGACGCTGCGCGCGGCGTCGATGAAGGAGAAGGGCCAGCCGTTCTCCCGCGAGGCCTCCATGGCGAAGCTCTTCGCCAGCGAGATGAGCAACAAGGTGGCCGACAAGGCCGTGCAGCTCCACGGCGGCTACGGCTACATCGACGAGTTCCCGGTGGAGCGGTTCTTCCGCGACGCCCGGGTGCAGACCATCTACGAAGGCACCAGCGAGGTGCAGCGGATGGTGATCGCCCGCGAGAGCTTCAAGCTCCAGGGCTGA
- a CDS encoding AgmX/PglI C-terminal domain-containing protein, producing MTRALLSAVVLASAVALAQGAAPAKAPAGGKPAAATPAPAKRDGPDVERLPFTPDSIRQVVQYHQRRIQECYEDHMAEKDRTVEGKLMTTFTIDANGLVKDARVVKKTSTLKDPSLHDCVQAVLSSMTFPKPPDGTDRPIEYPFNLKAIE from the coding sequence ATGACCCGAGCGCTTCTCTCCGCAGTCGTCCTGGCCTCGGCGGTGGCGCTCGCGCAGGGCGCCGCCCCCGCGAAGGCGCCCGCCGGCGGCAAGCCCGCCGCCGCGACGCCGGCCCCCGCCAAGCGCGACGGGCCGGACGTCGAGCGGCTGCCCTTCACGCCCGACTCCATCCGTCAGGTCGTCCAGTACCACCAGCGCCGCATCCAGGAGTGCTACGAGGACCACATGGCGGAGAAGGACCGGACGGTGGAGGGTAAGCTGATGACGACCTTCACCATCGACGCCAACGGCCTGGTGAAGGACGCCCGGGTGGTGAAGAAGACCAGCACGCTCAAGGACCCGAGCTTGCACGACTGCGTCCAGGCCGTCCTGTCGTCCATGACCTTCCCGAAGCCTCCGGATGGCACGGACCGCCCCATCGAGTACCCGTTCAACCTCAAGGCCATCGAGTAG
- a CDS encoding acyl-CoA dehydrogenase, producing MNFELTDIQREIQRMTREFAAKELIPNARKWDEHHAWPTDAVKKLAELSLLGVAVPEQNGGAGLDNVCYAIAMEEISRGCASTGVIMSVNNSLYCDPIMKYGTDAQKEQFLAPFARGEKLGCFGLTEPEAGSDAAAQKTVAVRKGDEYVINGSKNWITNGPKADAIVLMTMTNREAGHKGITAFMVPTDTPGFIRAEPDKKMGISAAWSCSMFFEDMRVPAKYMLGKEGEGFKIAMSTLDGGRIGIASQALGIARAAYEEAVRYSGERKSFGKPIREHQAIQFMIADMATEIDAARLLVWRAALQKDKGVRHSAESAMAKLYASEMASRVANKALQVHGGMGYSKEMDVERHVRDARITEIYEGTSEIQRIVIAANLLRE from the coding sequence ATGAACTTCGAGTTGACCGACATCCAGCGTGAAATCCAGCGGATGACCCGCGAGTTCGCGGCCAAGGAGCTCATCCCCAACGCTCGCAAGTGGGACGAGCACCACGCCTGGCCCACGGACGCGGTGAAGAAGCTCGCCGAGCTGTCCCTGCTGGGCGTGGCCGTTCCCGAGCAGAACGGCGGCGCCGGGCTCGACAACGTCTGTTACGCCATCGCCATGGAGGAGATCAGCCGCGGCTGTGCCTCCACCGGCGTCATCATGAGCGTGAACAACTCGCTCTACTGCGATCCGATCATGAAGTACGGCACGGACGCGCAGAAGGAGCAGTTCCTGGCGCCCTTCGCCCGGGGCGAGAAGCTGGGCTGCTTCGGCCTCACCGAGCCCGAGGCCGGCAGCGACGCCGCCGCGCAGAAGACGGTCGCCGTGCGCAAGGGTGACGAGTACGTCATCAACGGCTCGAAGAACTGGATCACCAACGGCCCCAAGGCCGACGCCATCGTCCTGATGACGATGACCAACCGGGAAGCGGGCCACAAGGGCATCACCGCGTTCATGGTCCCCACGGACACCCCGGGGTTCATCCGCGCCGAGCCGGACAAGAAGATGGGCATCAGCGCCGCCTGGTCCTGCTCCATGTTCTTCGAGGACATGCGCGTGCCGGCCAAGTACATGCTCGGCAAGGAAGGCGAGGGCTTCAAGATCGCCATGAGCACGCTGGACGGCGGCCGTATCGGCATCGCGTCGCAGGCGCTGGGCATCGCGCGCGCGGCGTACGAAGAGGCGGTGCGCTACTCCGGTGAGCGCAAGTCCTTCGGCAAGCCCATCCGTGAGCACCAGGCCATCCAGTTCATGATCGCCGACATGGCCACGGAGATCGACGCGGCCCGGCTGCTCGTGTGGCGGGCGGCCCTGCAGAAGGACAAGGGCGTGCGTCACAGCGCGGAGAGCGCCATGGCCAAGCTGTACGCCAGCGAGATGGCCAGCCGCGTGGCGAACAAGGCCCTGCAGGTGCACGGCGGTATGGGCTACAGCAAGGAGATGGACGTGGAGCGCCACGTGCGCGACGCGCGCATCACGGAAATCTACGAAGGGACGAGCGAGATCCAGCGCATCGTCATCGCCGCCAACCTGCTGAGGGAGTAA
- a CDS encoding enoyl-CoA hydratase-related protein, with protein sequence MAYENIRLEQEGAIATLFIDRPKALNALNTKTLQELESALKSLPADVRVLIVTGGGEKAFVAGADIAEMAALTDAQAQEFGALGHRVMAALEALPIPTIAAVNGFALGGGSELALACDFIYASEKAKLGLPEVGLGVIPGFGGTQRLTRVVGRARAKELIFTGDRIDAAKAKEIGMVLEVLPADGLLAHCRAVAEKILKNSPLAISKAKQVIEAGADQDLRAANDIERKAFGDLFGSEDQREGMKAFLEKRPATFTGK encoded by the coding sequence ATGGCCTACGAGAACATCCGGCTGGAGCAGGAGGGCGCCATCGCGACCCTCTTCATCGACCGCCCCAAGGCGCTCAACGCCCTCAACACGAAGACGCTGCAGGAGCTCGAGTCCGCGCTGAAGTCGCTGCCCGCGGACGTGCGCGTCCTCATCGTCACCGGCGGCGGCGAGAAGGCCTTCGTCGCAGGCGCGGACATCGCGGAGATGGCCGCGCTCACCGACGCGCAGGCCCAGGAGTTCGGTGCCCTGGGGCACCGGGTCATGGCCGCGCTGGAGGCGCTGCCCATTCCGACCATCGCGGCCGTGAATGGCTTCGCGCTCGGCGGCGGCTCCGAGCTGGCCCTGGCCTGTGACTTCATCTACGCCTCCGAGAAGGCCAAGCTCGGCCTGCCGGAAGTCGGCCTGGGCGTCATCCCCGGCTTCGGCGGCACCCAGCGCCTCACCCGCGTGGTGGGCCGCGCCCGCGCCAAGGAGCTCATCTTCACCGGCGACCGCATCGACGCGGCGAAGGCGAAGGAGATTGGCATGGTGCTGGAGGTCCTCCCCGCGGACGGCCTGCTCGCGCACTGTCGCGCCGTGGCGGAGAAGATTCTCAAGAACAGCCCGTTGGCCATCTCCAAGGCCAAGCAGGTCATCGAGGCCGGCGCCGACCAGGACCTGCGCGCCGCGAACGACATCGAGCGCAAGGCCTTCGGCGACCTGTTCGGCTCCGAGGACCAGCGCGAGGGCATGAAGGCCTTCCTGGAGAAGCGCCCCGCGACCTTCACCGGGAAGTAG
- a CDS encoding 3-hydroxyacyl-CoA dehydrogenase family protein, translating into MATEHIVVVGAGQMGAGIAQVALVAGLRVTLADVSEAGLAKGADRIRAGLKKLVEKGKLDAAKQQAAEANLATLTKVTEAKDVDFAVEAVTENEDLKRRIFQDLDAVVRPGGILATNTSSIPITRIAASTKRPESVIGMHFMNPVPVMQLVELIRGAATSDETYNTTRALAEKMGKTTVVSKDYPGFIVNRILIPMLNEACFAVMEGLGSVEDIDTAMKLGTNQPMGPLQLADFIGLDTVLYIAEVLHKGLGDSKYRPSPLLRQYVDAGWYGKKSGRGFYKY; encoded by the coding sequence GGGCGCGGGCATCGCGCAGGTGGCACTCGTCGCGGGCCTTCGCGTCACGCTGGCGGACGTCTCCGAAGCAGGGCTCGCCAAGGGCGCCGACCGCATCCGCGCCGGCCTGAAGAAGCTGGTGGAGAAGGGCAAGCTCGACGCCGCGAAGCAGCAGGCCGCCGAGGCCAACCTCGCCACGCTGACGAAGGTCACCGAGGCCAAGGACGTGGACTTCGCCGTCGAGGCCGTGACGGAGAACGAGGACCTCAAGCGCCGCATCTTCCAGGACCTGGACGCCGTGGTGCGGCCGGGCGGCATCCTCGCCACCAACACCTCGTCCATCCCCATCACCCGCATCGCCGCGTCCACGAAGCGCCCCGAGTCCGTCATCGGCATGCACTTCATGAACCCGGTGCCAGTGATGCAGCTGGTCGAGCTCATCCGCGGCGCCGCCACGTCCGATGAGACGTACAACACCACGCGCGCCCTGGCGGAGAAGATGGGCAAGACGACCGTGGTGTCCAAGGACTACCCGGGCTTCATCGTCAACCGCATCCTCATCCCCATGCTCAACGAGGCCTGCTTCGCCGTCATGGAGGGCCTGGGCTCGGTCGAGGACATCGACACCGCGATGAAGCTGGGCACCAACCAGCCCATGGGCCCGCTGCAACTGGCGGACTTCATCGGCCTGGACACCGTCCTCTACATCGCCGAGGTGCTCCACAAGGGCCTGGGCGACTCCAAGTACCGCCCCAGCCCCCTGCTGCGTCAGTACGTGGACGCCGGCTGGTACGGCAAGAAGAGCGGCCGCGGCTTCTACAAGTACTGA